Proteins co-encoded in one Thamnophis elegans isolate rThaEle1 chromosome 1, rThaEle1.pri, whole genome shotgun sequence genomic window:
- the SPC25 gene encoding kinetochore protein Spc25: MAEMKGDNDELAMLEKDIKEFWTKFRTICCLEPIDQVLGLRDSWYESINSLSDKWSRRLKEGDEIISKFHEYTNEVCELNKSIEEKQTKISEALSNINDEEKEKADLLNSIQELKEELIQNSKSTHKTAEEMEERLRKAEKLFKERLGLEIRKTDDKHLQFVFRCIDHKDFQKPYILTLSINEEGAYKVVSCSPPLDCAEELQRKVRETNNFSAFIANVRKAFIALTYK, encoded by the exons atGGCTGAGATGAAAGGTGATAATGATGAGCTGGCAATGCTTGAAAAAGACATCAAGGAATTTTGGACCAAGTTCAGAACTATTTGTTGCCTTGAGCCTATTGATCAGGTTTTGGGGCTAAGAGACTCCTGGTATGAATCCATAAACAGTCTTTCAG ATAAATGGTCCAGAAGACTAAAAGAAGGGGATGAAATTATCAGCAAATTTCATGAGTATACCAACG AAGTCTGTGAGTTGAATAAATCAATCGAAGAAAAGCAAACTAAAATCTCAGAAGCTCTTTCTAACATTAATgatgaggaaaaggagaaggcagACCTGCTGAACAGCATTCAAGAGTTGAAGGAAGAATTAATCCAAAACAGCAAAT CAACGCATAAAACAGCAGAAGAAATGGAGGAAAGACTTCGTAAGGCTGAAAAATTATTTAAAGAGAGGCTTGGGTTAGAAATACGAAAAACAGATG ATAAGCATTTGCAATTTGTATTTCGCTGCATTGATCATAAAGATTTCCAAAAGCCATACATACTTACTCTTTCCATAAATGAAGAGGGAGCTTACAAAG TGGTCTCTTGTTCTCCTCCCTTGGACTGCGCAGAAGAACTACAGCGGAAAGTGAGAGAAACCAACAATTTCTCTGCGTTTATTGCTAATGTTAGAAAAGCCTTCATTGCTTTGACCTACAAATAA